Part of the Streptomyces antimycoticus genome, CCAGCTTGCGGTAGAGGCCCACGGGGGTGTCGCCGTCCGCGAGCAGCTTGCGGCTGACGGGGATGACACGGCGGTCGGCCGCCAGCTTGCGGAAGGTCTCGAGATCCATCGTGACAACGTCCTGGGTCAAGGGCTGGGGAGCCCGGCGGGCGGGTGCTGTGATGGGGCGGGTGCGGGGTCGGCCGGTCCGGCGGCCGGCCTGCCGGCCGGTCTACGGGCCGAGCGGGAGGTCGTCGGCGTCGAAGCAGGTGCGGTCGCCGGTGTGGCACGCGGCGCCGACCTGGTCGACCTTGACGAGGATGGTGTCGGCGTCGCAGTCGAGGGCGACGGACTTGACCAGCTGGATATGGCCGGAGGTGTCGCCCTTGACCCAGTACTCCTGGCGGCTGCGGCTCCAGTAGGTGCAGCGGCCGGTGGTGAGGGTGCGGTGCAGCGCCTCGTCGTCCATCCAGCCGAGCATCAGCACCTCACCGGTGTCGTACTGCTGGGCGATGGCGGGAAGCAGCCCGTCGGCGCCGCGCTTGAGGCGGGCGGCGAGGGCCGGGTCGAGGGCGGAGGGGCGGTCGGAGCCGGTCATGCGACCATTCTGCACGCCCGGAGGGGGGTCTCCGCGAATGATCTCCGCCGGGCCGGTATCCCGGGCCCGATGGTCGGGTTGTCGGTGGAATGGGGCATGCTTCGGGCATGACGTTTCCGCCGCCGTCGAATGACCCCAACCGGCCTGGAAACGGTGGGGGGTTCGGTCCACCGCCGCAGCCGCAGCAGCAACCACCGTCTCAGCCCCCGCAGGCTCCGCAGCAGCCGCAGCAGGGCTTCGGGCCGCCGCCCGCGGCGGACCAGCCCGCGCAGCCGGGCGGGCCCGGGCCGCAGGCCCAGCCCGGTCCGTACGCCCAGCCGGGGCCGCCCGGGCAGCCGAGCGGCGGTTTCGGCCCGCCCGCCCCACCGGCCCTGCTGCCCGGCGGGCCACCTCCGGGCGCGCTGCCGCCGGGGGCCATACCCCCGGGCGCGCTGCCGCCGCCTCCCCCGCCGCCCGGCCCCGGCGGTTCCAAGGTCGCGGCGATCGTCATCGCGGCGGTGGTGGCCGTGGCGGTGGTGGTCGGCGCGATCGTCATCGGGACGAAGGACGACGGGGACAAGAAGACCTCGGCCGACGCCGGCCCGTCCGCCTCCGCCTCGGACCACCCCCTCTCCTCGCCCTCGGACGGCGGGGTATCCGCCGCCCCGCCGGGCTCGGAGGACCCCGGCCAGGGCGCGCCGCTGGGCGGTGGAAGCGATGCCCTCGACGCGGATCCGGACACCTCGGATTCGGCGGCCCCGGACGCGTCGGAGTCCGGTGAGCCCGGTGACAAGGTGCCGTATGTGGTGCTCGACCCCGGCCAGTGCTTCGACCACCCGGCGATGGACAGCAGCGTCACCAAGGTCGAGAAGCGCTCCTGCCACGGTCCGCACGACGGCGAGGTGATCGCCAACGAGAAGCTGAGCGGCGACTTCTCCTCCGAGAAGGCGATTCAGACCAAGGCGCTGTCGCTGTGCGGTACGGACGCCAAGAAGCGGCTCAAGACCATCCCCAACGACGGCCGGATGTATTACTACTACGCGCTGTATCCCGCCCTGGGCACCTACTCCATCCAGGGCGAGGACCAGGTCTCCTGCGCGCTCACGCTGAGCGCCGCGCGCGACGGCAAGAAGCTGAGCAAGCCCCTGCCGGGATAGGCCCGGGCAGGGCGGCCTCGGCGCGGCGCGCGCGGCGGCGCTTCTCATGGCAGCGGGCGGGCCCCGGTCGTAGGGTGGACGTATGTCCACTCACGCGAAGCGCGAACGCCTGCTCCTCGCCGACCTCTTGGACGGCGCGGGCCCCGGGGCCCCGACGCTGTGCGAGGGCTGGAACACCCGCGATCTGGCGGCCCATCTGGTGGTCCGCGAGCGCCGCCCCGACGCGGCCGCCGGGGTGCTGGTCAAGCCGCTGGCCGCGCGGCTGGCCCGGGTCCAGGAGGAGTTCGCGGCGAAGCCGTACGAAGAACTGCTCCAGCTCTTCCGCACCGGTCCGCCGCGGATGTCGCCGTTCGCGCTGAAGCAGGTGGACGAGGCGGCCAACAGCTTCGAGTTCTACGTCCACGCCGAGGATGTGCGCCGCGCCCGCCCGGAGTGGACACCGCGCGAGCTGGACCCGGTCTTCGCCGACACGCTGTGGTCCCGTATCGAGCGCGGCGCCCGGATCTTCGGCCGCCGCTCCCCCGTCGGCCTGGTGCTGCGGCGTCCGGACGGCCGTACGGCGGTGGCCCACCGCGGCGTCCCGGTCGTCACGGTCACCGGCGAACCGGGCGAGCTGGCGCTCTTCCTCAGCGGCCGCCAGGAGGCCGCCCGGGTCGAGCTGGAGGGCGACAAGGAGGCCGTGGCCGCGGCGCGTGAGGCCAAGCTGGGCGTCTGAGACCGAGGCGCATCCCCGCCGCCCGGCCGGGATGCGGTGATGCGCCGGGATTCCCTAACAGGTCTCGCGGACGTAATCCTCACCGTCGTCGGTCGAGACGTCCTCGTCCCGCAGGACGATGCTGAGCCGGTCGCCCCAGCCCGCGCAGGCCTTGGCGAAGCCGTCCTCGCCGTACTCGACGACCACCACATGGTCGTCGTAGGCCTTGGCGAACTCACCGCACTCGTCGTACTGGCCGCACTCCTCGACCACCGCGAAGTCCAGCCCGGCCGCCTTACGGTCGGAGAGGAGCTCCGCGGCGTTCTTCTGCGCGATGGCCAGCCCCTGGGCGTGCGCGTGCTCCGACAGCAGGGCCATGAACTCCTTGGCGTGAGTGGTGGTCAGCAGCTTCTGGGAGCGCTCGTAGCTGTCGTAGTTGTCGGGTTCGACGGCGTCGAAGCCGTCCTCGGCGCAGCCGTCGATCCAGCCGTTGACCTTCTCCGCCACGCGCTCGCGCTTCTTGGCGGTGCTGATGTCGAGCAGCGGTTCCTTCCAGTGGGTGTCGATGACGAGATCGCCGTCGCGGTCCCGCAGCAGCAGGTCGTCGGGCCACTGGTCGCGCTCGCCCGGCTGGACCTGGAAGGCGTTGACGTAGCAGATGTTGTAGAGCCCGTCCGCCGGGGAGTCCGCGCGGTCGCGGCTGACGATGTCGACGCCCTTCGGCGGGGTGTACTCCCCGCCGATCTGGTAGTCGAAGCCGCCGTGGACGGGCGGCAGCGCCACCTCGGACGCGCTGGCCCCCGAGGACATGGACACGGCCACGACGGCGGCCGCGGCGGCCGCGGCCGTCGCCACCGACGCGAGGACCCAGCGGCGACGAAGGCGGGCGGCATGGCTGGCTGGCATGAAAGCTCCAACACTCGCGGGTAACGGCCCCGCCTCGGATGGCATCCGCCGTCCTGGCGACTGTGTCCGGGTTCGGGACCGGAACCGGACCCCCTACCGGCTGGGCGTACCTCTTGGGCGGCACGGGGGCGGTACACCCGTGCGGCTGTGGTGATCAAAGCGGCCCCCGGCAGCGGCGTCAAGTCGACAGCCCACGGGGCCGGACCGCTGCCGCGGCCGTCATCCGACCGCCACGACGCCCGCCTCCCGCGGCAGTTCGCGCGCCCGCGCGGGCCCCTACTGGGCGCTCGCGACCGGGCGCACCACGATCTCGTTGACGTCGACCTCGGCCGGCCGGCTGATGGCGTACGCGATGGCATCGGCGATCGCGGAGGCGGGGAGGGCCACCGAGCGGTAGGTCTTCATGGCCTCACGGGCTGCCGGATCGGAGATGGAGTCGGCGAGTTCGGACTCGGTCACGCCCGGGGAGACCAGGCTGACCCGGATGTCACCGGCCGATTCCTGGCGCAGCCCCTCCGAGATGGCGCGTACGGCGAACTTGGTGGCGCAGTACACCGCGGCCGTGGGCGACACCTCGTACGCGCCGACCGAGGCGATGTTCACGACGTGCCCGCCGCCCTGCTCCTTCATCACCGGCAGCGCCGCGGCGATGCCGTACAGCACACCGCGCACATTCACATCGAGCATCCGGTCCCATTCGTCGACCTTCAGCGCCTCGAGCGGCGACAGGGGCATCACCCCGGCGTTGTTGACCATCACATCCACCCGCCCGAACCGCTCCCGGGCGGCCGCCACAAAGGCCCGCATGTCCCCGGCCGCGGTGACATCCAGCCGCTGGTACGCCGCGCTGCCGCCCTCGGCGGTGATCTGCCCGGCCAGCTCCCCCAGCCGCTCGGTCCGCCGCGCCCCCAGATACACCCGGTGCCCCTCGGCGGCGAGCCGACGCGCGGTCGCCTCACCGATCCCGCTGCTGGCCCCGGTGATGAGCACGACCTTGCCCGTCTCGGTGATGGCGTTCATGGCGATATCCCTTTCGCTCCTGATCCCGTTCTGCCCTGCCCCACCGAGTCTGGGCAGGTCAGCGGCCCTGTACCAGGACGCGCTTCTCCTGGGTGCGGGACACCCCGTCAGCGCCGACGCTGCCGTGCGCACTGCGGACTGCATCGGGAAGCCGACGACCGTGCCGCTGGGCCCGCGGCACCGACTCGTGGACCGGGCACAAGACCAGCGGACACCTAGGGTGTCTCTGGAGGAGATCGGAGGGTGCTCGGTGACAGCGGTGCAGGGCAGCGGCGGAGAGCGCAAGTACCAGCGGATCGCCAACGAACTCAAGGCGGCGA contains:
- the hisI gene encoding phosphoribosyl-AMP cyclohydrolase codes for the protein MTGSDRPSALDPALAARLKRGADGLLPAIAQQYDTGEVLMLGWMDDEALHRTLTTGRCTYWSRSRQEYWVKGDTSGHIQLVKSVALDCDADTILVKVDQVGAACHTGDRTCFDADDLPLGP
- a CDS encoding TIGR03085 family metal-binding protein codes for the protein MSTHAKRERLLLADLLDGAGPGAPTLCEGWNTRDLAAHLVVRERRPDAAAGVLVKPLAARLARVQEEFAAKPYEELLQLFRTGPPRMSPFALKQVDEAANSFEFYVHAEDVRRARPEWTPRELDPVFADTLWSRIERGARIFGRRSPVGLVLRRPDGRTAVAHRGVPVVTVTGEPGELALFLSGRQEAARVELEGDKEAVAAAREAKLGV
- a CDS encoding endo alpha-1,4 polygalactosaminidase, whose product is MPASHAARLRRRWVLASVATAAAAAAAVVAVSMSSGASASEVALPPVHGGFDYQIGGEYTPPKGVDIVSRDRADSPADGLYNICYVNAFQVQPGERDQWPDDLLLRDRDGDLVIDTHWKEPLLDISTAKKRERVAEKVNGWIDGCAEDGFDAVEPDNYDSYERSQKLLTTTHAKEFMALLSEHAHAQGLAIAQKNAAELLSDRKAAGLDFAVVEECGQYDECGEFAKAYDDHVVVVEYGEDGFAKACAGWGDRLSIVLRDEDVSTDDGEDYVRETC
- a CDS encoding SDR family oxidoreductase, encoding MNAITETGKVVLITGASSGIGEATARRLAAEGHRVYLGARRTERLGELAGQITAEGGSAAYQRLDVTAAGDMRAFVAAARERFGRVDVMVNNAGVMPLSPLEALKVDEWDRMLDVNVRGVLYGIAAALPVMKEQGGGHVVNIASVGAYEVSPTAAVYCATKFAVRAISEGLRQESAGDIRVSLVSPGVTESELADSISDPAAREAMKTYRSVALPASAIADAIAYAISRPAEVDVNEIVVRPVASAQ